The segment attcacactgacgaccatccaccatccaccatccatttcgggGACGGTCCGTAAGGTTTTGTCGTTCCGAAAATTTCCCAGTtagtccaccatccattttggATGTTCCTAAGCCGCACGTTTCTATGCGATAGTTAGCCGATGGTTTTCAAATGCAACTCTGAATAATTGTCATTCACAATGGAAAAATGGTATTCACTGCGAAAACGTAAACAATGATAGTgacaaaattaacaaaaaacaaaaacaagaacaGAACAGCTCGGAAGGACAGCAGACCAAATTTTTGAAAAACTTATTAATAAAATGGATTTAGTGCCAGAAAACTCCTCCAGTGGTACGTTGAAtagatatatttttttttttattgtttataatatataatattattaCACAATGCAGCAAACAAGAGAACAACAGCAGGAGGCAGGGTGAAATGGAGTGCCGCGCTTGAGAGCCTGCTGATTGACATATGGAAGGAGAAAATTGAAGATTTGCGCGGACCACGCAAAAATTAACATGTGTAAATTAAGTTGTCCGTATGTCCAAGTAGCCTTAGCTGCTTGATGCGGTGGTCCTCGTGCGGGTTCCGTGGTATAGAATCCTTTATGAAGATTATGTTGGAGAGATAACTGTCTCTCTTATCACTGGCCTTGTGGTACAGTGGTATAgaattaataattcaaagtCTTTACGGCTGGTTGCCGGAGCAAGGTTTATTAACAAGCGTTAGCTTTCGTTATAAGAACAGAACTAAAACTAGGAGCCACCAGCAAGCTGGGGCATAAGCTGAATCAAAAGTATTTAATTGCCAAAGAATGCAAAGctacaaaatatatgtacttagaGCTACAAAGCTACAGTCGGTAAGCCGACTTGGCATAAGCGATAATGCTGATCTTGCGGCATGTGCAAGATATCAGATTACCGCCGGTTGACCGTCACATTCAGGGCGCTGAACTGAAGTTCGCTGATTTGGCATCTTGAGTGCAAACAACATGGAGCAGAGCACATTGGACAACGACAGTaagttttattaatttattgctaaaaaaatatatttcatttaaggTGTTCATTGCAGATCCtgatgagtacttttcggATATTATTGAGATGGACCTGGAAGGATCTTGTAGCTCCAGCACCTTGTCTGGGCGTccgccaaagaaaaagaaaaagaccgACATTTCGTGGCTGGCAGAGATCGCCCAGGAGCGTCTCGAACAACAAAAGGACCACCACAGAAAGAAGGAAGAGCACGACGTTAGGCAGGAGAAGATGCAGGACTTGATCAGCACCCAAACAAAATTCCAGAACGACTTATTagaagttttaaaaaataaaaataaataagtttttaattttcattacgGTCTACACAATATTTTGCGATTGCAGATCGTATCTGTTCTGCTGACTGATTAAAGTCAGCAGAACTGTTGCTGGTATCGGGCTGTTCGCgctgctcatttgttgcaagCTCCCAATTTTCATTAATCGCGCTGTTGTGCGTATTTAATATATTGTGTAAAATACAACAGCTCATTATTATGGCgctattatttttgtggtggctATCAAGACCTTTTCCGAATATTCGAAATCTGGCTTTTAAATGcccaaatgcattttccaccACTCGCCTAGCTTTGGAAAGGTTGTAGTTAAACGTGCGCTATTCCAAAGAGGCGACTGTGGAAAACGGGTAAGGTTTCATCAGCTTTTTAGAAAACCTAAATGCCGAGTCCCCGATAAGCATTACAGGGACGTTTACTCCGCTTATTTCCTTGGCTTTCTCTTGGAGTAATGCCGATGCTTCGATATGTTTTGCAAGGCTTGACTTCTGGTATATCATCGAGTCATTGCACCTTCCTGCAGAGccgatatttacatatgtaaatctgtatctaaaaagaatcggatttaaataatttaggaCATTAAACCACCTTgctaaatacatatttttgtgCAAGATATTTGCATACCTATAAGTGCTCTGCAAAACTCGTGCAGGATATTACACACACTGTTTGGAGCTACACCGAAAAGCCTGCCAACTGTTCGGTACTCAGAGGACGAGCCCAAAGTGTATAGCGCAATGGCGATGCGCTTTTCCAAAGGAATTGCAGCTCGGCAGTTGGTGTCCTTCTTTCGCAGCACTTCAAGCCGATTCACTAAAATATCAAAACAGGGCCTCTCCATTCGGAAACTCTCTTTGAAAAACGCCTCGTTGTTTTCTGGTACATCTTTCTCCCAAAATGTCCCGAACCGCTTCTAAAACCATAAAATATGTCCTTGTACTTTAAACTATGGTTGAAGTTAGTAGAAGTACTCACAAACGACCATAATCTTCCTggcttttgtgtttttatggcAGTTACCCAGTCAAGCATCTCATTCTCGTCAATGTTAaagtcatcatcgtcatcatcattattCATTGACAGAAACATTATTAGTTGGtgcaagaaaatattttgctgttgAACCACAGCCGAAATAATTGCTATATCTTCATCATCCATTATAAGAACCAAGAATTAATAAATCTTCCGCGCAAATTTAATGAACTTGTTATTGgcatcagctgtttttgacggatggtggatggtggcagtgtgaat is part of the Drosophila miranda strain MSH22 chromosome Y unlocalized genomic scaffold, D.miranda_PacBio2.1 Contig_Y1_pilon, whole genome shotgun sequence genome and harbors:
- the LOC117189634 gene encoding uncharacterized protein LOC117189634 translates to MDDEDIAIISAVVQQQNIFLHQLIMFLSMNNDDDDDDFNIDENEMLDWVTAIKTQKPGRLWSFKRFGTFWEKDVPENNEAFFKESFRMERPCFDILVNRLEVLRKKDTNCRAAIPLEKRIAIALYTLGSSSEYRTVGRLFGVAPNSVCNILHEFCRALIDTDLHM